A genome region from Brachymonas denitrificans includes the following:
- a CDS encoding SOS response-associated peptidase, whose protein sequence is MCNRYTPPRADRIYETWRVNPKGTYKDLIVPRAPGPFVTPGACEVGQWGLIPPYSAVRNAISREGRPLSTNNCRMETMHSSPVFRHAWQRSQRCLIPAESWDEPYWGTGKNIWWRFARGDGLPWALAGLWEIWTDRQTGEVLHSYTMITQPAAEHPVLSKMHRPGKEKRAVVPLEPDDWDVWLNGEPEQARALIRLPSVEMLAHAAVDPVQQVDLA, encoded by the coding sequence ATGTGCAATCGCTACACCCCGCCACGTGCGGACAGGATCTACGAGACTTGGCGCGTCAACCCGAAGGGCACCTACAAGGATCTAATCGTGCCGCGAGCGCCTGGGCCATTCGTCACGCCAGGTGCGTGTGAAGTCGGGCAATGGGGACTGATTCCACCCTACTCGGCCGTGCGAAATGCGATCAGCCGAGAGGGCCGACCACTCTCTACGAACAACTGCCGGATGGAGACGATGCACAGCAGCCCGGTTTTCCGGCATGCGTGGCAGCGCAGTCAGCGTTGCTTGATCCCTGCTGAATCGTGGGACGAGCCGTACTGGGGTACCGGGAAAAACATCTGGTGGCGGTTTGCGCGGGGAGATGGTCTGCCGTGGGCGCTGGCCGGACTGTGGGAGATATGGACGGACCGGCAGACGGGGGAGGTGCTGCACAGCTACACGATGATCACGCAGCCCGCTGCAGAACATCCGGTGCTGAGCAAGATGCACCGGCCCGGAAAAGAGAAGCGCGCCGTCGTGCCGCTGGAGCCCGACGACTGGGACGTGTGGCTCAACGGGGAGCCAGAGCAGGCGCGTGCACTGATTCGACTGCCGTCGGTCGAGATGCTGGCGCATGCGGCCGTTGACCCGGTGCAGCAGGTGGACTTGGCCTAG
- a CDS encoding KilA-N domain-containing protein, producing MPDHQYSLSLIPHKVNDNVIEQRAADGYINATAMCKACDKLMADYLRLKTTSDFLAALSSDMGIPISELNQVVKGGDPTQQGTWVHPQVAIHLAQWLSPKFAVMVSKWVVDWMSGKVRPGKLPYHLERHVLNNHKVPSNKFSVLQEMAIYLLGPMESHGYTMPENLMPDISQAKMLCKELRETLGVDTKSVDKYTHTFPDGREVEANLYDIEHLPLFRKLMAERWMPQKAVSYFKPRDPAALPVLDKMLLLTSESTPQKPAANKRKHKKSA from the coding sequence ATGCCAGACCATCAATACTCTCTCTCCCTCATCCCCCACAAAGTAAACGACAACGTCATCGAGCAGCGCGCTGCAGACGGCTACATCAACGCAACTGCCATGTGCAAGGCGTGCGACAAGCTGATGGCAGACTACCTGCGTTTGAAGACTACTTCGGACTTTCTGGCGGCGCTCAGCTCCGATATGGGAATTCCCATATCGGAATTAAATCAAGTAGTTAAGGGAGGCGATCCTACGCAGCAAGGTACGTGGGTCCATCCCCAGGTAGCCATCCACCTGGCGCAGTGGCTTTCCCCCAAGTTCGCTGTCATGGTGTCGAAATGGGTTGTTGACTGGATGAGCGGAAAAGTCCGTCCAGGAAAGCTACCTTATCACCTTGAGCGCCATGTGCTGAACAACCACAAGGTGCCATCGAATAAGTTTTCAGTTCTCCAGGAGATGGCCATCTACCTGCTTGGCCCCATGGAAAGCCACGGCTACACCATGCCTGAAAACCTCATGCCGGACATCTCTCAGGCGAAGATGCTGTGCAAAGAGTTGCGTGAAACGCTTGGAGTCGATACTAAATCAGTCGACAAATACACGCACACCTTCCCAGATGGACGTGAAGTGGAGGCGAATCTGTACGACATTGAGCACTTGCCTCTCTTCCGCAAACTCATGGCCGAACGGTGGATGCCGCAAAAGGCTGTCAGCTACTTCAAACCGCGTGACCCAGCGGCGTTGCCCGTACTGGACAAGATGCTGCTGCTGACTTCAGAGTCAACGCCGCAGAAGCCTGCCGCCAACAAGCGTAAGCACAAAAAGTCGGCATAA
- a CDS encoding helix-turn-helix domain-containing protein, translating to MSCLPIHTTTPCKRSLLAGVLHRFPGNRADSQRQRIKEALSHAACTSFELIRLLDCYDANARIHELRHREGVGIAMSWVQQETEAGELHRVGLFFVDKEASHAAS from the coding sequence ATGAGCTGCCTGCCAATCCACACGACCACGCCATGCAAGCGGTCGCTATTGGCCGGTGTCCTTCATCGGTTCCCCGGGAATCGGGCTGACAGCCAGCGCCAGCGGATCAAGGAGGCGCTGTCTCACGCAGCCTGCACGAGCTTCGAGCTGATCCGGCTGCTTGACTGCTACGACGCCAATGCACGCATCCACGAGCTGCGCCACCGGGAAGGCGTCGGCATTGCCATGAGCTGGGTGCAGCAGGAAACCGAAGCGGGCGAACTGCACCGCGTGGGCCTGTTCTTCGTGGACAAGGAGGCCAGCCATGCAGCGAGCTGA